TTATTATCCGCTACAGCAATATTTAGTAGAATTTGACCGAGGCAGACTGCAAACTCTTGCATTAACATGGAACTCGAAAGATAGTGTATGGTATCACATGTCCGAAGCAATTTACAAAGATGAAATTATAGAACACGATAACTGGTTACACTGGACAAACCAAGCACAAAATTGGAATGGCATGTGTGCCGACTGCCACTCAACCAATTTGGTTAAAGGTTACGATGTTAATTCCGATTCTTATCATACTACCTGGAGCGAAATTGATGTGAGCTGTGAAGCTTGTCACGGACCTGCATCGAAACATCTTGAATGGGCAGCTAAAGCCGATTATGCCAGAGACGAGCATAATAATTTTGGTTTAGTAGTAAAAACCAGTGGTATAGACAATAAACAATACGTAGACTTATGCGTTCGCTGCCATACTCGCCGAGGTTCTCTTTCCGATTTTAAACACAGTGCTGATATTTATAATCATACCATCCCAAATTTACCTAATGGAGAAAATTACCATATCGATGGTCAGATTCTGGATGAAGATTATGTTTATGGTTCGTTTACGCAAAGTAAAATGTACATGCGCGATGTAAAATGTAACGATTGCCACAATGTACACAGCACAAAACGATTGTTCGAAGATAATCGTCTGTGCACACAATGCCACCGTGCCGATGATTACGACACTTACAATCATCATTACCACAAATCGAAAGGAGAAAAAGGAGATGCTGTAATTGCCGACGATGGAGTTAAATTTGAAGTTGGAGAAGGTACTCGTTGTATTAACTGTCACATGCCTGCTCAATTTTATATGGGACCCGATTACCGAAACGATCACAGTTTCCGAATTCCTCGTCCCGACCTAACTAAAGAACTGGGTACACCTAATGCCTGTAATCAGTGTCATGCTGATAAGTCGACACAATGGGCTATCGACTATGTTGAAAAATGGCATGGCACCAGTCGCAATTCGCAATATGGCACTTACTTTAAAGAAGCTGAAACCGGTAGCCAAAAAGGATTCGATGGTTTGGTTCATATTTATAATGATGATGTTTACCCCGAAATAATAAGAGCAACTGCTATTCGCTTGTTGGGAATGCATTATCAGAGTAAAGCTAAAGACATTTTATACGATGCGCTAAACAATTTTAATGGTCACATTAGATACAATGCACTACAAAATCTTATAATGGATGATCAAAAATCATTTAAAAAAGTTTTAGGATTACTAAACGATCAAACCAAAGCCATTAGAGTTGAATGTGCTACCAAGCTAAATACTATAAGTAAAGATCAGATACCTGCACAATATCAGGAACAACTTAAACGAGCAGAAAAAGAATATATCGAAGCATTAGAATATAGTGCCGATTTTCCTTCTGGAAAGTTTAATCTGGCTAATTTCTATTACAATAATAAACAAAACGATAAAGCCGAAGAGTTCTATAAAAGGGCTTTAAAACAAGACCCTGAGCTACACCCAATAAAAATTAACCTTGCAATTTTGTACAATAACAAAGGAGAATACAAAAAGGCTGAAATTTTATTGAAAGATTATCTGAAGAATGTTCCTAACGACGGAGCTACAATGTTTACTTATGCATTGTTTTTAACAGAACGTAAACGTTACGATGAATCGATGAATTATCTGCTTAAAGCAGCAAAATATGCACCACAAAACCCAAGAATATTTTACAATGCAGCCATGATGTACGATTTTAAAAATCAACCCAATAAAGCTGTAGAATTCATAAACAGTGCAATAAAAATAAATCCTGAAGATTCGAATTATTACGTTGCCTTATTAAATCTTCATATAAAATACAAAAACACGAAACAGGCCAAAACTGTGGCCAAACAAATATTGGATAAATTTCCGAATATTAACGACAAAGCAAATATTGAATCTATTATAAATCAGTAAAATAATATTTCGTTACAAATGTTAATATCATGTTTGTATCGGCTAATTATCCGATATTGATACATATCGGATAATTAGCCGATATATTTGGATATCGGATTTAAAACCGATATATTTGAATAAAAAAATTGATGAAAGCAGTTTTAACAGGTGATATAATTAATTCGAGAAAGGGAAATGTAACAGAATGGCTTAACTCTCTAAAAACAGTATTACAAAAATACGGTAACGAACCTAAACAATGGGAAATTTACAGAGGTGATAGTTTTCAACTTGTAATTTCGCCAGAAGAAGCATTAGTTGCTGCTTTTCATATTAAAGCCAGCCTTAAACAAACGAAAAACTACGATGTTAGAATAGGTATAGGCTTAGGAGAAGAAAGCCACAGTGCATACAAAGTAAGCGAATCAAATGGAGGAGCTTATGTAAATTCGGGCGAGTGTTTTGAAAAACTTAAAAAACAAACACTTGCACTAGGATCGAACAATAATGACTTTGATAATACCATCAATTTAATTTTAAGCCTTATTTTACTATCAGCAAACAGCTGGAGTAATACTGTTGCTAAAACAATAAAAACAAGCCTGGAAAATCCTGATAAGCATCAAAAAGAAATAGCAAAACTTTTAGGAAAATCGCAAAGTAGTATTAGCGAAGCCTTGAAAAGAGGTGGATATGAAGAAATTTTAAAAATAAATAATTTTTATAGAGCTCAATTATCCAAATTATGATAGAACTAACATTAAAATTATTAATTGCCCATGTATTAGGCGACTTTGTATTTCAATCGGACAAGTGGGTCGAAAACAAAAAACAAAACAGGCATAAATCACCTTATTTATATTATCACCTTTTAATCCATTTGCTGACAACCTGTGCAGTTCTTCAATTTAAAATATCCTATTGGCCAATTGTAATTACAATTGTATTAAGCCACTATATTATAGATTTAGTAAAACTAAATTTTAAGCACAGTAACTTGTATTTTATTCTAGATCAATTAGCTCATATTATAGTAATTGGAATATTAGTATATATTTACGAACCATTTACAGTAAAATTTGATTTACTATACTCAACCCAGTCTTTAATTTTAATTTTAGCCATATTATGCGTTACCTACGTATCTGCAATACTTATGAAATTAATAATGAACAAATGGGTTTTGGATGAAGATAATTCGAACGACTCATTAAAACATGCTGGAAAGTACATTGGTATTTTAGAACGTCTTTTTGTGTTCGGTTTTATAGTCCTTAACCAATGGGCAGCCATAGGTTTATTAATTACAGCAAAATCTGTTTTTAGGTTTGGAGATCTCTCTCGTGCTAAAGACAGAAAACTTACCGAGTACATATTAATTGGAACATTGCTAAGTTTTGGCTTTGCATTTTTAATAGGATTAATATATCTGCAAATTAAACAATAGATAACAGTAATAACACATGCAAGAATCGAACAAAAATATGCAACAAAAAACACGATGCAACTGGGCCGGTAAGGATCCACTTTACTGCGATTATCATGATAATGAATGGGGAGTACCCTTACACAATGATCAACTACTGTTTGAGTTTCTTATTTTAGAAGGAGCGCAAGCAGGATTAAGCTGGATTACCATTTTGCGAAAACGGGAAAATTACCGCAAAGCTTTCGATAATTTTAATCCTAATATTGTAGCAAACTACGATGATAAAAAAGTAGAAGAATTATTAAAAAACGAAGGAATAGTTAGAAACAAACTGAAAATTAATGCTGCAATTAAGAATGCTAAAGCATTTTTAGCTGTGCAAAAAGAATACGGCAGTTTCGATAAATACATTTGGAGTTTTACCGATGGAAAAACCATTAAAAATTCTTGGAAAAATTTATCGGAAGTTCCTGCCTTTACCAATGAAGCAACTGCCATGAGCAAAGCCTTAAAAAAAAGAGGATTTAAATTTATAGGACCAACAATTTGCTATGCTTTTATGCAGGCTACTGGCATGGTTAACGATCACACTACAGATTGTTTTAGATACAACGAAGTATAAGACTACCCCAAAACTCAATAGCTTGGGGTAGTCTCGAAAATCTACAACTCTTTAATTACGCCTTAAAATAAATTGGAACAGTATAAGATACGCTCACTTTTTGTCCTCTTTGCATGCCCGGTTTCCATATTGGCAAACTATTTACAATCTGCAAAGCAATAGCATCTATCTCCTTATTTCTTGTTCCTCGTGCCACTTTAGCCTTTACAACTTCACCTTTTTCATTCACCACAAAGCTTACAAAACATCTTGTACCGGTTAAATATTTTGAATCCAGAGCCTTCACCTTTTTTTCGATGAATTTTTTCAATTTTTTATGTCCTCCTGGATACTCTGGCATTTCCTCTACAATAACAAAAACAGTTTCTTCACCTTTTTTCTGTTTTTTTTCAATATTGTTTGATAAAGAATCAGATTCAAGCTTATCAATTATTATTATTCCCTGATCATTATGTAATTCAAAATTAACTGGTACAGTATAAACAACACTCACAGGTTCGCCTTTCGATTTAGCTGGTTTCCATTTAGGCATAGCTTTAACTACACGAAGCGCTTCGGCATCTAAAGATGGACTGACACCACGAACAATATGAGCACTATCAACAACACCCAATTTATTTACAATGAAAGTGGCAAATACTCTACCTGTTTCACCTTTTTTCTGTGCCTCTTCGGGATATTTAACAGTTCGGGCAATAAACTTTTGCAACTCCAATTGTCCTCCAGGAAATTCAGGTTTTGAACCTACAGCTGCAGTAGCTTTGCCCACCTTTATAATTTGACCTTCTTTAAACTTTTCACCCTCTACATTTGTTTGCCTTTCACCATCTTTTAATCCGAAGCTTATTGGCACAGTATAAGAAACATTCACCTTTTTACCACTCTGTTCTCCTGGAATCCAGTTTGGCAATGATTTAATTACTCTTAAAGCTTCATTATCAAGAAGAGGATTTACACCTCTTACCACTCTTTCCCCTTCAATTTTTCCTTCGTCCGATACAATAAAAGTTACAAATACCCGGCCTTTAATATCTTTTTTTAATGCCTCTTTAGGATATACTATC
This genomic interval from uncultured Marinifilum sp. contains the following:
- a CDS encoding tetratricopeptide repeat protein; its protein translation is MENRKRTERISLIASIVSLLSIPLYLLINTYGANNDTTTEAQYVGRETCIECHLNEYNEWVGSDHDKAMDHANDSTVLGNFNKQSLEYNGMTHKLYKRDNKFYAFTDGESGELEEFEIKYVFGYYPLQQYLVEFDRGRLQTLALTWNSKDSVWYHMSEAIYKDEIIEHDNWLHWTNQAQNWNGMCADCHSTNLVKGYDVNSDSYHTTWSEIDVSCEACHGPASKHLEWAAKADYARDEHNNFGLVVKTSGIDNKQYVDLCVRCHTRRGSLSDFKHSADIYNHTIPNLPNGENYHIDGQILDEDYVYGSFTQSKMYMRDVKCNDCHNVHSTKRLFEDNRLCTQCHRADDYDTYNHHYHKSKGEKGDAVIADDGVKFEVGEGTRCINCHMPAQFYMGPDYRNDHSFRIPRPDLTKELGTPNACNQCHADKSTQWAIDYVEKWHGTSRNSQYGTYFKEAETGSQKGFDGLVHIYNDDVYPEIIRATAIRLLGMHYQSKAKDILYDALNNFNGHIRYNALQNLIMDDQKSFKKVLGLLNDQTKAIRVECATKLNTISKDQIPAQYQEQLKRAEKEYIEALEYSADFPSGKFNLANFYYNNKQNDKAEEFYKRALKQDPELHPIKINLAILYNNKGEYKKAEILLKDYLKNVPNDGATMFTYALFLTERKRYDESMNYLLKAAKYAPQNPRIFYNAAMMYDFKNQPNKAVEFINSAIKINPEDSNYYVALLNLHIKYKNTKQAKTVAKQILDKFPNINDKANIESIINQ
- a CDS encoding SatD family protein — translated: MKAVLTGDIINSRKGNVTEWLNSLKTVLQKYGNEPKQWEIYRGDSFQLVISPEEALVAAFHIKASLKQTKNYDVRIGIGLGEESHSAYKVSESNGGAYVNSGECFEKLKKQTLALGSNNNDFDNTINLILSLILLSANSWSNTVAKTIKTSLENPDKHQKEIAKLLGKSQSSISEALKRGGYEEILKINNFYRAQLSKL
- a CDS encoding DUF3307 domain-containing protein; this translates as MIELTLKLLIAHVLGDFVFQSDKWVENKKQNRHKSPYLYYHLLIHLLTTCAVLQFKISYWPIVITIVLSHYIIDLVKLNFKHSNLYFILDQLAHIIVIGILVYIYEPFTVKFDLLYSTQSLILILAILCVTYVSAILMKLIMNKWVLDEDNSNDSLKHAGKYIGILERLFVFGFIVLNQWAAIGLLITAKSVFRFGDLSRAKDRKLTEYILIGTLLSFGFAFLIGLIYLQIKQ
- a CDS encoding DNA-3-methyladenine glycosylase I — translated: MQQKTRCNWAGKDPLYCDYHDNEWGVPLHNDQLLFEFLILEGAQAGLSWITILRKRENYRKAFDNFNPNIVANYDDKKVEELLKNEGIVRNKLKINAAIKNAKAFLAVQKEYGSFDKYIWSFTDGKTIKNSWKNLSEVPAFTNEATAMSKALKKRGFKFIGPTICYAFMQATGMVNDHTTDCFRYNEV